The genomic interval GGTGCGCACCAGGTTGAACATCCAGTCGCCATGCTGGCCCAGGGTGGTCCAGGTCTTTTGGCCGTTGACGATGTATTTGTCGCCCACGCGCTCGGCGCGGGTCTTGACGCTGGCCAGGTCCGAGCCCGAGCCGGGTTCGCTGTAGCCCTGGCTCCACCAGACTTCGCCGCTGGCGATGCCGGGCAAAAAGCGCTTTTGCTGCTCGGCGTTGCCAAACGCCATGATCACCGGGGCCACCATCACCGGGCCAAACGGCACGATACGGGGCGCGCCGGCCAGGGCGCATTCTTCTTCGAACAGGTGCTTTTGCACGGCCGTCCAGCCGGGGCCGCCAAACTCTTTGGGCCAGCCAAAGCCCAGCCAGCCTTTCTTGCCCAGGATCTTGGCCCATCCCTGCAGATCGTCGCGGGTCAGGCGCAGGGCGTTGTGGACCTTGTGCGAAATTTCTTTCGGTAGGTTAGCTTGAACCCAGGCGCGAATCTCTTCGCGGAAAGCCTGTTCTTCGGGGGTGAATGCGAGATCCATCGGTTTGTCTCCAAGTGATCCCGCAGTTGTAGCACGGTCGTTCGTTTTATTCCTGTCCGGGTTGTGACATTGGACTGAAGTCAGGGGAAATGCCCAGCTCGGCGCACAGACGCTGCACGGTGTTGCGCAGGCTTGCCACTTCGGCCTCCAGGGCGTCCACGCGGGCCTGCAGCGCAGGCGATGGGCTGGAGCCAGCGCCGCCTGCGGGCGCATGGCTGGCGGTGGTGTCCTCCGGCCCGCACATCAAATGCGCCCAGCGCTGCTCGCGCGCGCCGGGTGCGCGGGGCAGCTGAACGACCAGCGGGCCGCCCTTTTCGGCGCTGCGCTCCTGCAGCTCGTCCAGAAAGGCCTCGACAGAGGAGATGTCGGCAAAGCGGTACCAGCGCTCGGCGTTGATGCGCAGCTCGCCCGCCGTCTGCGGGCCACGCAGCATG from Acidovorax sp. FHTAMBA carries:
- a CDS encoding YceH family protein, with the protein product MPFDPAIRPLTPHEARVLATLMEKARTVPDSYPMSLNGLVTGCNQKTSRDPVMNLSDAEAQEALDSLKLLTLAFESSGNRTTRWEHNFQRGVGVPEQSAVLLGLLMLRGPQTAGELRINAERWYRFADISSVEAFLDELQERSAEKGGPLVVQLPRAPGAREQRWAHLMCGPEDTTASHAPAGGAGSSPSPALQARVDALEAEVASLRNTVQRLCAELGISPDFSPMSQPGQE